In Solanum lycopersicum chromosome 5, SLM_r2.1, the following are encoded in one genomic region:
- the LOC101267116 gene encoding K(+) efflux antiporter 6 isoform X6 — protein MTKVRFLVADSPNHRRLPPLLSPPVFEQNVNVKDLNVGWITSSRVHSGTHFPLSKTLTTFSLSNSAMPNPGFCFLLVISLCFFVLFSSADPISGDSENAVVVNAAEFNSSSLARSEEGSFANMIDRALEKEFNETEEQPGAIDHGSFNNSVAEQEAVLETVARVGRVKFKKNETNEEKSFQLHTVFNLDNDNGAEDTPTLIDRKDNVFIMSNPKSKFPVLQLDLRLISDLVVVIVSATCGGIAFACAGQPVITGYLLAGSTIGPGGLNIISEMVQVETVAQFGVIFLLFALGLEFSTAKLRIVRAVAVLGGSLQIILFMCLCGITASVLKFLMERNSVNTLYGQVTVGILILQDCTVGLLFALLPILGGTSGVFQGMASMAKLLVVLLMFLTILSMLCRTCVPWFLRLMIGLSSQTNELYQLASVAFCLLVAGCSDKLGLSLELGSFAAGVMISTTDLAQHTLEQVEPIRNFFAALFLSSIGMLIHVHFLWNHIDILLAAVILVVIIKTIVVAAVVKGFGYTNKAALLVGMSLAQIGEFAFVLLSRASNVHLIEGKVYMLLLGTTALSLVTTPLLFKLIPAVVHLGVLLRWFSLDLPNEIGSKGDTMRADSSKRITVLIQGPHDS, from the exons ATGACAAAAGTACGCTTTCTTGTCGCAGACTCACCCAACCACCGCCGGCTTCCCCCGCTTCTCTCTCCCCCGGTGTTTGAGCAAAACGTAAATGTAAAGGATCTCAATGTCGGTTGGATAACTTCCAGCAGGGTGCACTCTGGCACCCATTTTCCTCTCTCTAAAACCCTAACcacattttctctctctaactcGGCAATGCCAAATCCAGGGTTCTGCTTTCTCCTCGTTATCTCCTTGTGTTTTTTCGTCCTCTTCTCTTCTGCTGATCCGATATCTGGAGATTCAGAAAATGCTGTCGTTGTCAATGCTGCTGAATTTAATTCCTCTTCCCTTGCTAGATCTGAGGAAGGTAGTTTTGCGAACATGATTGATCGAGCTTTGGAAAAGGAGTTCAATGAGACTGAAGAGCAGCCCGGTG CAATCGATCACGGGAGCTTCAACAATAGTGTCGCAGAGCAAGAG GCAGTTCTGGAAACCGTTGCTAGGGTTGGTAGGGTCAAGTTCAAGAAGAACGAGACAAATGAGGAAAA GTCATTCCAGTTGCACACTGTTTTCAACCTGGATAATGACAATGGAGCAGAAGATACACCTACTTTGATAGATCGAAAG GATAATGTCTTTATCATGTCTAATCCGAAGTCAAAGTTTCCAGTACTGCAGCTAGATTTAAG ATTGATATCTGATCTTGTTGTTGTCATTGTTTCTGCAACTTGTGGTGGCATTGCCTTCGCTTGCGCTGGACAACCG GTTATCACTGGATATTTGCTGGCGGGCTCAACTATTGGACCTGGTGGTCTTAACATTATCAGTGAAATGGTGCAG GTTGAAACAGTTGCCCAATTTGGTGTTATCTTTCTTCTCTTCGCACTGGGCTTAGAGTTTTCCACAGCAAAG CTTCGCATCGTTCGAGCTGTTGCAGTGTTAGGGGGGTCTCTCcagataattcttttcatgtgTTTGTGTGGAATAACAGCCTCG gtattgaaatttttgatggAAAGAAATAGTGTTAACACCCTCTATGGGCAAGTAACGGTTGGAATCCTTATTCTGCAG GATTGTACAGTAGGTTTGCTATTTGCCCTGCTTCCTATTCTTGGTGGTACTTCTGGTGTTTTTCAAGGAATGGCTTCCATGGCAAAATT ATTGGTGGTTCTGTTAATGTTCTTGACCATTTTGTCAATGTTATGCCGCACTTGCGTACCTTGGTTTCTTAGACTGATGATAGGCCTATCATCACAG ACTAATGAACTGTACCAACTTGCATCTGTGGCTTTCTGCTTGCTTGTTGCTGGG TGTAGTGATAAGCTGGGTTTAAGTCTCGAACTGGGTTCTTTTGCTGCTGGAGTGATGATATCAACTACTGATCTGGCTCAGCATACTCTTGAACAG GTTGAACCAATCCGGAACTTCTTTGCTGCTCTTTTTCTATCCAGCATTGGAATGCTTATCCATGTTCATTTTCTCTGGAATCATATCGATATTTTACTGGCAGCTGTTATATTGGTCGTCATCATAAAAACTATTGTGGTTGCTGCAGTGGTCAAGGGTTTTGGCTACACAAACAAAGCTGCACTTCTT GTTGGTATGTCTCTGGCTCAAATAGGGGAGTTTGCATTTGTTCTTCTCAGTCGCGCTTCAAATGTTCATCTAATTGAG GGTAAAGTGTATATGCTGCTTCTGGGAACAACTGCACTTAGCCTG
- the LOC101267116 gene encoding K(+) efflux antiporter 4 isoform X7 yields MRLKSSPVVSHIYYFLLAIDHGSFNNSVAEQEAVLETVARVGRVKFKKNETNEEKSFQLHTVFNLDNDNGAEDTPTLIDRKDNVFIMSNPKSKFPVLQLDLRLISDLVVVIVSATCGGIAFACAGQPVITGYLLAGSTIGPGGLNIISEMVQKLQHFALLPVIITSGLKVFLGCHCFLAMIKHIIILMVETVAQFGVIFLLFALGLEFSTAKLRIVRAVAVLGGSLQIILFMCLCGITASLCGGKASEGVFVGVFLSMSSTAVVLKFLMERNSVNTLYGQVTVGILILQDCTVGLLFALLPILGGTSGVFQGMASMAKLLVVLLMFLTILSMLCRTCVPWFLRLMIGLSSQTNELYQLASVAFCLLVAGCSDKLGLSLELGSFAAGVMISTTDLAQHTLEQVEPIRNFFAALFLSSIGMLIHVHFLWNHIDILLAAVILVVIIKTIVVAAVVKGFGYTNKAALLVGMSLAQIGEFAFVLLSRASNVHLIEGKVYMLLLGTTALSLVTTPLLFKLIPAVVHLGVLLRWFSLDLPNEIGSKGDTMRADSSKRITVLIQGPHDS; encoded by the exons ATGAGACTGAAGAGCAGCCCGGTGGTCAGTCACATCTATTATTTCCTTCTAG CAATCGATCACGGGAGCTTCAACAATAGTGTCGCAGAGCAAGAG GCAGTTCTGGAAACCGTTGCTAGGGTTGGTAGGGTCAAGTTCAAGAAGAACGAGACAAATGAGGAAAA GTCATTCCAGTTGCACACTGTTTTCAACCTGGATAATGACAATGGAGCAGAAGATACACCTACTTTGATAGATCGAAAG GATAATGTCTTTATCATGTCTAATCCGAAGTCAAAGTTTCCAGTACTGCAGCTAGATTTAAG ATTGATATCTGATCTTGTTGTTGTCATTGTTTCTGCAACTTGTGGTGGCATTGCCTTCGCTTGCGCTGGACAACCG GTTATCACTGGATATTTGCTGGCGGGCTCAACTATTGGACCTGGTGGTCTTAACATTATCAGTGAAATGGTGCAG AAGTTGCAACACTTTGCTCTGCTTCCTGTGATTATCACCAGCGGTTTAAAGGTGTTTCTTGGGTGTCACTGCTTTCTGGCTATGATAAAGCATATTATAATTCTTATG GTTGAAACAGTTGCCCAATTTGGTGTTATCTTTCTTCTCTTCGCACTGGGCTTAGAGTTTTCCACAGCAAAG CTTCGCATCGTTCGAGCTGTTGCAGTGTTAGGGGGGTCTCTCcagataattcttttcatgtgTTTGTGTGGAATAACAGCCTCG TTATGTGGTGGGAAAGCATCTGAGGGTGTTTTTGTTGGTGTCTTCTTATCAATGTCTTCGACAGCAGTG gtattgaaatttttgatggAAAGAAATAGTGTTAACACCCTCTATGGGCAAGTAACGGTTGGAATCCTTATTCTGCAG GATTGTACAGTAGGTTTGCTATTTGCCCTGCTTCCTATTCTTGGTGGTACTTCTGGTGTTTTTCAAGGAATGGCTTCCATGGCAAAATT ATTGGTGGTTCTGTTAATGTTCTTGACCATTTTGTCAATGTTATGCCGCACTTGCGTACCTTGGTTTCTTAGACTGATGATAGGCCTATCATCACAG ACTAATGAACTGTACCAACTTGCATCTGTGGCTTTCTGCTTGCTTGTTGCTGGG TGTAGTGATAAGCTGGGTTTAAGTCTCGAACTGGGTTCTTTTGCTGCTGGAGTGATGATATCAACTACTGATCTGGCTCAGCATACTCTTGAACAG GTTGAACCAATCCGGAACTTCTTTGCTGCTCTTTTTCTATCCAGCATTGGAATGCTTATCCATGTTCATTTTCTCTGGAATCATATCGATATTTTACTGGCAGCTGTTATATTGGTCGTCATCATAAAAACTATTGTGGTTGCTGCAGTGGTCAAGGGTTTTGGCTACACAAACAAAGCTGCACTTCTT GTTGGTATGTCTCTGGCTCAAATAGGGGAGTTTGCATTTGTTCTTCTCAGTCGCGCTTCAAATGTTCATCTAATTGAG GGTAAAGTGTATATGCTGCTTCTGGGAACAACTGCACTTAGCCTG